The sequence CGAGCAAGCTATATGACCGGCGGCAAGCCTGTGGATACGACAATTCCAGACGAATTAGCCGACCAGGCAGACAAGTCCAGCACTTAGGGTCTGGCCTTTGAAATGCTGGGGATCTTCGGTGCGTCGAGTGTTTCCGCGGAGTTACGCCTCTGAAGCGGTTAGTTTGTCGGAACGATGAAGCTTCTGGCCCTTCCGAGGGCGCAAGCCATTTCAGTTTTCCCACTGAATGTATTTAGCTACCAAATCTCGAGTTTAGAAGTTACCCAACTAGCATTTAGCCATGCGAAAAATACTTGGACTCACAAGATATGCGGTTGTCGTACCAGCGGTGGCTTCGATGATTGGGGCGTTGCTCTTGATGGCTCAAGGCTCAATCGAGATGATCGTGGTGGTTTTTGAAACCATCGTGAATCAGTCTTCTTTGAAAGAGACCATTGTTGAGGTTTTGACCGCGGTGGACGCGATTCTTCTGGGAACTGTTTTATTGGTTATCGGGTACGGTCTTTATGAGCTATTCATAGACACCGACATAGATGTTCCGGCCTGGCTGCAAGTGAACGATTTGGATGACCTTAAGTCGAAACTTATCGGTGTGGTGGTGGCCATCATCGCGGTTGTTTTCGTCGGTGTTTTTGTGGATGCAAATCGTGCTTCCGATGTGCTTTCTTATGGTCTTGGTGCCGGGGCTCTGGTTACTGGACTCGCCATATTTACCTACGCAACCAAAAAGGGGCCTGGGAAACAAAAAACCCAGATCGAAAAGTAACCCATATTTACTTAGTGGCTGGATATCATCCGACCTTTTATTGGGTGCGGGCTGCCAACGGGTTCCATCAGGGTTTCGCCGCGTTAGTTGACTTCTCGCTAGATCTGGCAGATAGCTCTTGAATTCGGTCGCGAATCTGCTTTATTTCTGAGGCAATAACCTCATCGCTACCCTCTAGGGCTGCGGCAGCGTTAGAGAGCGAGTTCAACTCGGAGACTTGAGCTCTTTGGATTTTATCCTCAGAGCGAGCCTCGTCCATCGCGTTTAGAACGATGCCAATGAGCACATTCAGCACGGTGAAGACAATTAGAAATACATAAGACAGGAAGAAAGGCAGTGCAAGGGGGTTGATCAGCATTGCCTCTTCGAGATAAACCGGAAAGTTCTCGAGGGTAAGCAATATAAACAGGCTCTTCATGCTCAGTCCGATGTCACCCCAACTGGACGCGGCCTGCTCGCCGAAAAGGTAAAAGCCGGCCATGCCATAAAGAAAAAGCAACAGCGTTATTAGCACGCTCATGCTTAGAAGCGGCGGAACGCTCTTCATGATCGATGCGGAGAGAATTCTCACCTCAGGTAAAAACCGGAATATTCGGACCAGTCGCAAGAGTCTGAGAAGCCTCATGACCGCTGTCTGACCTTGGAACACTGGCGTCAGGCCAATAACCACAAAGTCGAAGACATTCCAGCCCTCGCGGAAAAACATCCACGGTTTTTTGCCGTAGGAGACGAGGCGCAAGATTAGCTCTGCTACGTAAATGAAAAATGCCACTGAGTCGACCTGGT is a genomic window of Candidatus Aquiluna sp. UB-MaderosW2red containing:
- a CDS encoding YqhA family protein, whose protein sequence is MRKILGLTRYAVVVPAVASMIGALLLMAQGSIEMIVVVFETIVNQSSLKETIVEVLTAVDAILLGTVLLVIGYGLYELFIDTDIDVPAWLQVNDLDDLKSKLIGVVVAIIAVVFVGVFVDANRASDVLSYGLGAGALVTGLAIFTYATKKGPGKQKTQIEK
- a CDS encoding ion transporter codes for the protein MPTRDTSPSYVRAYGKVKEIEPFRIKWLARLVYNTKFELAISAVIIVNAISLAVLTMPNLDPETIAIANQVDSVAFFIYVAELILRLVSYGKKPWMFFREGWNVFDFVVIGLTPVFQGQTAVMRLLRLLRLVRIFRFLPEVRILSASIMKSVPPLLSMSVLITLLLFLYGMAGFYLFGEQAASSWGDIGLSMKSLFILLTLENFPVYLEEAMLINPLALPFFLSYVFLIVFTVLNVLIGIVLNAMDEARSEDKIQRAQVSELNSLSNAAAALEGSDEVIASEIKQIRDRIQELSARSSEKSTNAAKP